TCTGGGTTTGCCGCGTAGCCGTCTTCTTGTATCCAAAATATCCACTCGAGATAGTTGAATCTGATCGCCTTAGCCACCTGATAGCTTGTAGCGTAAGGTGGAATCTCATCATCCATAGCCTTAAGAATCAATTGACCCGCCTTATCCGCAGTTTCAACGGAAAAAGCTTTGGGGTCGCGCAGGAATTCATCAAAGGATTTTTTGATAGCCTCCTTGACAGAATGTAAGATTTCCCTAATATTGATATTTTCGAAAACTCTCATTAGTTTTCACCTCTTTCTAAAATTTTGAGCACAATGCTCAACTTTTCTCGAAACGAGAAACTAACTATATTTTAGCATAATTATCAAGAAATGTCAATACTAGGCGGGTATCGGATCCTAGAATTAAAATTCGCCAAGATCTACTGAAGGATTATCTTTGTCGGCGACAACAGAAGAAATTTGCCCACCGATAAATTCTTCCAATCGAGATTTTAGCGCATCGATAGCGGTGTGGAAATTTTCTAAATTCTGCCCATTCCAGTTTTCGATAATAAAGACAGCGTCGGTGGTTTGATCTGTGAGCATTGTTCGTACAGCCTCGCGCCAATTCCAGCAACGACAGACAGCACCCTCTTCATCTTTGTAGATGAGTTCATTTTCGAGAGGTGGCTCGGACTTTTCACTGCCCAAAGTTATAAAGTTTTCGTCACCATTAGCAAGAGTTAAGCGCATATTGCCGGCAATTTTGGCCAAATCCTCGCCGCCGCAAGGTACAGCAAACTCTAAAGATACAGAATTATAAACATCTACCAGTGGACTTATCGATCCAACACCACGGCCGTTATCAATTCTTTTGAGAAGTGCTTCAATTGATGAGCGATTTCCCTTTTTACTCTTAAACTTTTTGAATGCTTCACGCCAACTCGCGACAACCTGATTTTTTGAAAATTCATCAGCCGTTAGGTGAACTTTAGCACTTTCAGACGATTGTTCTAGTAAATTTTCAAAATCAGAATTGTCCGCGACAGGTGTATTTTTAACATTTTTAGCGATGATTACGCCAATTTTAGCCTCTGGAAAAATCTCCAAGAAGTCTTGCTCTAAGATAAATTGCTTCATTTTAATCCTCCTTTGCTCTATTTTAACAGATTTAGGCTAAATATTAAAGAAAACCCGCCAGCGCAAACTGACGGATTTTCTGTGGCGGAGAGAACAGGATAAGTCCGCTTTGTGAACGAACCCGCCTCGCAGGCTCAAATACATTTTCTTCGAAAAGAAGAAAGCCGCCGACAAAAAGTCAGCGGTTTTCTCCTGGCGGAGAGAACAGGATTCGAACCTGCGAGAGCCTTTCGACCCAACACGCGTTCCAGGCGTGCGCCTTAAACCACTCGGCCATCTCTCCCCGCTTTTTAATTTTAGCAAATTT
This sequence is a window from bacterium. Protein-coding genes within it:
- a CDS encoding B3/4 domain-containing protein produces the protein MKQFILEQDFLEIFPEAKIGVIIAKNVKNTPVADNSDFENLLEQSSESAKVHLTADEFSKNQVVASWREAFKKFKSKKGNRSSIEALLKRIDNGRGVGSISPLVDVYNSVSLEFAVPCGGEDLAKIAGNMRLTLANGDENFITLGSEKSEPPLENELIYKDEEGAVCRCWNWREAVRTMLTDQTTDAVFIIENWNGQNLENFHTAIDALKSRLEEFIGGQISSVVADKDNPSVDLGEF